The following coding sequences lie in one Niabella agricola genomic window:
- a CDS encoding OmpA family protein gives MSINIVDLVKNYVPQDLIAKAGSFLNESEGNVSNAVSGIIPAVLGLFASKASSGEQGAAEVLDAAKGFSNSGIQNNADALFGNADLLSKGTSLFKGLLGDKTNSIIDSIANFAGIKSSSSGSLISMIVPLVLGLLGKHATDNHLNAGTFSSFMSSQKSNILSALPSGLGSLGTVLGLNSISDGVRQTVSNVQETAAPAYNYAKETAQNAGGGAKWLLPLLLLAVVALALWYFLGKGCNNTSTTSTGADSTAVAPTDTLTTPQTAPAPAAKTLAEVTLPNGVKLQAYPGGIEDQLVQFIQSDEYKNATDSTLKEKWFNFDDLNFEFGTTKLTDSSKRQLDNIAAILKAFPDVKIKVGGYTDKKGDDAANLKLSDGRAKAVQAALKAAGVGAQVPEAEGYGEKLAKVDENASDEARAADRRTSVRLLKK, from the coding sequence ATGTCAATCAACATTGTAGATCTTGTGAAGAACTATGTTCCACAGGATTTGATTGCAAAGGCAGGATCGTTTCTGAACGAAAGTGAGGGAAATGTATCCAACGCCGTTTCTGGCATCATTCCCGCGGTACTGGGTTTATTTGCCTCCAAAGCATCCTCCGGCGAGCAGGGGGCCGCTGAGGTGCTCGACGCAGCCAAAGGGTTTTCCAACAGCGGCATCCAAAACAACGCCGATGCGCTTTTTGGCAATGCCGATCTTTTGTCAAAAGGCACCAGTCTTTTTAAAGGATTGCTGGGCGACAAAACCAACTCCATTATTGACAGCATTGCAAATTTTGCAGGCATCAAATCTTCTTCTTCCGGATCACTGATCAGCATGATTGTACCGCTTGTTCTGGGATTGCTTGGAAAGCATGCTACCGACAATCATCTGAATGCCGGTACGTTTTCTTCCTTTATGAGTTCCCAGAAAAGTAATATCCTCAGCGCACTACCCTCCGGGCTGGGCTCACTGGGCACCGTGCTGGGACTGAATTCCATCAGCGATGGTGTTCGGCAAACCGTTTCCAACGTTCAGGAGACCGCCGCACCGGCCTATAATTACGCTAAAGAAACCGCCCAGAATGCCGGCGGAGGAGCTAAATGGCTATTACCCCTGCTCCTGCTTGCCGTTGTTGCACTGGCGCTTTGGTATTTTCTTGGAAAAGGCTGTAACAACACCAGTACCACCAGCACCGGAGCAGACTCTACAGCCGTTGCGCCTACAGATACGCTTACAACACCCCAAACAGCTCCGGCTCCTGCTGCAAAAACGCTTGCAGAAGTTACCCTGCCCAATGGTGTAAAACTACAGGCCTATCCGGGTGGTATTGAAGACCAGCTGGTACAGTTTATCCAATCGGATGAATACAAAAATGCCACCGACAGTACATTGAAGGAAAAATGGTTCAATTTCGACGACCTGAACTTTGAATTTGGCACCACCAAACTCACTGATTCCTCCAAACGTCAGCTGGATAATATCGCGGCCATCTTAAAGGCCTTCCCTGATGTAAAGATCAAAGTGGGCGGCTATACCGATAAAAAAGGAGACGATGCAGCCAACCTGAAACTTTCCGATGGCCGGGCCAAGGCCGTACAGGCTGCCCTAAAGGCTGCCGGTGTGGGGGCCCAGGTTCCTGAAGCAGAAGGCTATGGCGAAAAACTGGCCAAAGTGGATGAAAACGCCTCAGATGAAGCCCGTGCGGCCGACCGCAGGACTTCTGTAAGGTTGTTGAAAAAATAG
- a CDS encoding M16 family metallopeptidase gives MIQFDKFTLANGLRVIVHQDTATPTVVMNILYDVGARDEVPEQTGFAHLFEHLMFGGSVNIPEYDEPLQLAGGENNAYTSNDLTNYYIQIPKENIETAFWLESDRMLSLAFSEKSLEVQRKVVCEEFKEHYLEKPYGDAWFKLRELVYKRHPYRWMTIGKELSHIENAQLEDVKNFFFQHYRPNNAVMVVAGNITTEAVKALTEKWFGDIPAGTPKKRELPAEPPQTEARKETVTADVPLDAFYKCWHIGDRLSPEYYVADLLTDILGGGESSRLFEKLVKEQQLFVNIQCYHMGSIDPGIICIEGKLVKGTDMKEAEAAVEAILRQIKEEPIQETELQKVKNKTESMMAFEDMSLLNRANSLAFYELLGDAGMMNTELERYNAVTTQAIQETAQKIFREENSSTLYYHAKN, from the coding sequence ATGATACAGTTTGACAAATTTACTTTAGCAAACGGACTGCGCGTGATTGTGCACCAGGATACGGCCACCCCCACTGTAGTTATGAATATTTTATACGATGTGGGCGCGCGTGATGAAGTGCCAGAGCAAACGGGCTTTGCCCATCTGTTTGAGCACCTGATGTTTGGCGGATCAGTAAACATTCCCGAGTATGACGAGCCCCTGCAACTGGCAGGAGGCGAGAACAATGCCTACACCTCCAACGATCTTACCAATTACTATATACAGATTCCCAAAGAAAATATTGAAACCGCTTTCTGGCTCGAAAGCGATCGTATGCTTTCGCTCGCTTTCAGCGAAAAAAGCCTGGAAGTGCAACGCAAAGTGGTGTGTGAAGAATTTAAAGAACATTACCTGGAAAAGCCCTACGGCGATGCTTGGTTCAAGCTCCGCGAACTGGTTTATAAACGCCATCCCTATCGCTGGATGACCATCGGCAAAGAACTCTCCCACATTGAAAATGCACAGCTGGAAGACGTAAAAAATTTCTTTTTTCAACATTACCGTCCTAACAATGCGGTAATGGTTGTTGCGGGGAATATTACCACAGAAGCGGTAAAAGCCCTGACTGAGAAATGGTTTGGCGATATTCCGGCCGGAACACCAAAAAAACGGGAATTGCCGGCCGAGCCGCCACAAACCGAAGCAAGAAAAGAAACGGTTACGGCCGACGTTCCGCTGGATGCCTTTTATAAATGCTGGCATATCGGCGACCGCCTGAGCCCTGAATACTATGTGGCAGACCTGCTCACCGATATTTTAGGCGGCGGAGAATCCTCCCGTCTGTTTGAGAAACTGGTAAAAGAGCAGCAGCTTTTTGTAAACATCCAGTGCTACCATATGGGTAGCATCGACCCGGGCATCATCTGCATCGAGGGTAAACTGGTGAAAGGAACAGACATGAAGGAGGCCGAAGCCGCAGTAGAAGCCATTCTCCGCCAAATAAAGGAGGAGCCCATCCAGGAAACTGAATTACAAAAGGTAAAGAACAAAACGGAAAGCATGATGGCTTTTGAAGATATGAGCCTGCTGAACCGCGCCAACAGCCTGGCCTTTTACGAACTACTGGGCGATGCGGGTATGATGAATACGGAGCTGGAGCGGTACAATGCCGTTACCACACAAGCCATCCAGGAAACCGCGCAGAAGATCTTCCGTGAAGAGAACAGCAGCACGTTGTATTATCATGCAAAAAACTAA
- a CDS encoding serine hydrolase domain-containing protein has product MKYVILVILFCITGLQPFAQDNRYRKLDAYFDTLAAHQLFMGSIAIGRQGMPVYKKSVGFRDITRGIKNDDSTLYRIGSITKTFTATLVLKAAEERLLDTGNTIARYFPGIKNSERITIAQLLRHRSGIHNFTNNPYYRSWSTQRHTGTQLLDTIIAGGSDFEPGSKIEYSNSNYILLTLILEKVYRQSYAKILDKKILEPLQLKHTRFGGAIEDVRNECRSYTFKNGWQPEPETDLSIPLGAGAIKSTPADLGRFVHALFTGRVIAPASLVPMQTAQEGAGMGLFPMAMAGKNGWGHTGGIDGFRSVYIYFPEEDVCLALFGNGENYNLNTIAATVVKVFYDLPFELPDFTVFPVTEADLKPYTGRYASAEVSLKITISNKGNVLQAQPDNQPVYTMRALAKDKFRHDATNVDLEFNADGTMVLLQNGQKRIFKKETPL; this is encoded by the coding sequence ATGAAATACGTAATACTGGTTATACTATTCTGTATAACCGGGCTCCAACCGTTTGCCCAGGATAACCGCTACCGGAAACTGGATGCCTATTTTGATACACTGGCAGCCCATCAATTATTTATGGGCAGTATTGCTATTGGCCGGCAGGGCATGCCTGTATATAAAAAATCGGTGGGTTTCCGGGATATAACAAGGGGGATAAAAAACGACGACAGTACCCTGTATAGAATCGGATCGATTACCAAAACGTTTACGGCAACCCTGGTGCTCAAAGCTGCCGAGGAGCGGCTACTGGATACCGGTAACACCATTGCACGCTATTTTCCTGGTATCAAAAACAGCGAACGCATTACAATTGCCCAGTTGTTGCGGCACCGGAGTGGGATTCACAATTTTACAAACAATCCATATTACAGATCATGGAGCACGCAGCGGCATACCGGAACGCAGTTGCTGGATACCATCATTGCCGGGGGGAGTGATTTTGAACCGGGCAGTAAAATAGAATACAGCAACTCCAATTACATTCTGTTAACGCTTATTCTTGAAAAGGTATACCGGCAATCCTATGCTAAAATCTTGGATAAAAAGATCCTTGAACCATTACAACTGAAACATACGCGTTTTGGTGGTGCTATTGAAGATGTGCGTAACGAATGCCGGTCGTATACGTTCAAAAATGGCTGGCAGCCCGAGCCGGAAACCGATCTGTCGATACCCCTGGGTGCCGGTGCCATAAAAAGTACGCCGGCTGACCTGGGGAGGTTTGTGCATGCATTGTTTACAGGCCGGGTGATTGCGCCGGCCAGCCTTGTCCCAATGCAAACCGCACAGGAAGGGGCTGGTATGGGCCTGTTTCCTATGGCCATGGCCGGAAAGAACGGCTGGGGACATACGGGTGGCATTGACGGATTCCGGTCGGTGTATATTTATTTTCCGGAGGAAGATGTTTGCCTGGCGTTGTTTGGGAATGGTGAAAATTACAACCTGAACACAATCGCAGCTACAGTAGTAAAGGTCTTTTATGATCTTCCGTTTGAGCTGCCGGATTTTACGGTATTTCCGGTAACGGAAGCCGATCTGAAACCGTATACCGGCAGGTATGCATCGGCGGAAGTATCCTTAAAAATTACGATCAGTAATAAGGGAAATGTACTGCAGGCGCAACCCGATAATCAGCCTGTTTATACCATGCGTGCGCTTGCCAAGGACAAATTCCGTCATGACGCAACCAATGTTGACCTTGAATTTAACGCAGATGGTACCATGGTGCTGTTGCAGAACGGTCAAAAACGGATATTTAAAAAAGAAACGCCGCTTTAG
- a CDS encoding LytR/AlgR family response regulator transcription factor — translation MNAIAIDDEPMALEVIKNLAAKVPFIKLEGCFTNAFEALDHLQKNKTDLIFLDIKMPDISGIELSKSLANPPMIIFTTAYTEHAVEGFEVNAVDYLLKPFSLARFIKACTKAQELFSLKNGKGAEQDFIFLKDGYEQVRVMLNEILYIEAAGNYLNVVLKHKKIMSRITINEMMQLLPEEKFTRIHRSYIVARDKVTKFNKQAVFIDLLEFPIGSNYQFI, via the coding sequence GTGAATGCAATTGCAATAGATGACGAACCCATGGCGTTGGAAGTGATTAAAAACCTGGCGGCCAAAGTACCTTTTATAAAACTGGAAGGCTGCTTTACCAATGCGTTTGAGGCGCTTGATCACCTGCAGAAGAATAAAACAGACCTGATTTTCCTGGATATTAAAATGCCGGATATCAGCGGTATTGAACTGTCTAAAAGCCTGGCCAACCCTCCCATGATCATTTTTACCACGGCTTATACCGAGCATGCGGTGGAGGGGTTCGAAGTAAATGCCGTAGACTACCTGCTAAAGCCCTTTTCCCTGGCTCGGTTTATAAAGGCCTGTACCAAGGCTCAGGAATTGTTTTCCCTGAAGAACGGCAAAGGGGCGGAACAGGATTTTATTTTCCTGAAGGACGGGTATGAACAGGTACGGGTGATGCTGAATGAAATCCTTTACATAGAGGCTGCCGGAAATTATCTGAACGTGGTACTCAAGCATAAGAAAATCATGAGTCGTATTACCATTAATGAAATGATGCAATTGCTGCCTGAAGAAAAATTTACCCGGATCCATCGCAGCTATATTGTGGCCAGGGATAAGGTAACCAAATTCAATAAACAGGCGGTGTTTATCGACCTGCTGGAGTTTCCCATCGGCAGTAATTACCAGTTTATATAA
- a CDS encoding TlpA family protein disulfide reductase produces the protein MKFISVALLTLILVPARAQFRLSGRIEGLKTSEIKIQIPFVYDFFAEEQAVPVKADGRFDIRFPLDNEKLVRISYDKKAVLIYARPGQSLQIGNRKAGGDVVPVGGTLLKENQVLFNADVLEYPVFLTAPPPRDSLSKITPDEIYSAYIRPWMQQVQEKTAAVEKTALSPRLMQLFSQEARSAAYCRSIEFAREFMNRKQLIAFFKLLYQQVSPVSAVSQPGPFYYWFVNDYNGYLESDAISHLEASGNKTNEPLRYYHISLDSGTVLIRKTGKAYINWLAVKNTNSAAVAEAYLAQQVFTATADKDLKYAGGLLEVLKKTYPASTYYFPLKSKAGKLEALLEQNRHNKAIRILANYDTLTSIYPVIDALKGKVVYLDVWGTWCGPCKRELKFTPRLKTYFKDKAVAFVYLDMDDDEKDATWKEFIKVNALTGTHLRKSREQMAPFWKELLENAEDKSEYYPQYFIFDKEGKLVVAKAKRPSDKEALYKQIESVLNQ, from the coding sequence ATGAAGTTTATTAGTGTTGCATTGCTGACGCTGATCCTGGTGCCGGCCCGGGCACAGTTTCGCCTGAGCGGACGGATTGAGGGACTGAAAACATCGGAGATAAAGATCCAGATTCCCTTTGTATACGATTTTTTTGCAGAGGAACAGGCGGTACCGGTGAAAGCAGACGGCCGTTTCGATATCCGGTTTCCGCTTGACAATGAAAAACTGGTACGGATATCCTATGATAAGAAAGCGGTATTGATCTATGCCCGGCCGGGACAATCGCTGCAGATCGGTAACCGGAAGGCTGGTGGAGACGTAGTTCCGGTGGGTGGTACACTGCTTAAAGAAAACCAGGTATTGTTTAACGCCGATGTACTGGAGTATCCGGTTTTTTTAACGGCGCCGCCGCCCCGGGATTCCCTGTCAAAAATTACTCCGGATGAAATATATAGTGCCTATATCCGGCCCTGGATGCAGCAGGTGCAGGAAAAAACAGCGGCCGTCGAAAAAACAGCACTTTCACCGCGATTAATGCAACTGTTTAGCCAGGAAGCACGTTCCGCCGCTTACTGCCGGTCTATCGAGTTTGCACGGGAGTTTATGAACAGGAAGCAATTGATCGCTTTTTTTAAACTATTGTATCAGCAGGTTTCCCCGGTATCTGCTGTTTCACAACCGGGTCCGTTTTATTACTGGTTTGTAAACGATTATAACGGGTATCTCGAGTCCGATGCCATCAGCCATTTGGAAGCTTCGGGTAATAAAACAAATGAACCGCTCCGGTATTACCATATCAGCCTGGACAGCGGGACGGTGTTAATCCGGAAAACAGGAAAGGCTTATATCAACTGGCTGGCCGTAAAAAATACCAATAGTGCCGCCGTGGCCGAAGCCTACCTGGCGCAGCAGGTATTTACGGCCACCGCCGATAAGGACCTGAAGTATGCCGGTGGGCTGCTGGAGGTATTGAAAAAAACATATCCTGCCAGTACCTATTATTTCCCGTTAAAAAGTAAAGCAGGAAAACTGGAGGCGTTGCTGGAGCAGAACCGGCATAATAAGGCGATACGGATCCTGGCAAACTATGATACTCTAACTTCTATTTATCCGGTTATTGATGCGCTGAAAGGGAAGGTTGTTTACCTGGATGTATGGGGCACCTGGTGCGGGCCCTGTAAGCGTGAGCTGAAATTTACCCCCCGGTTAAAGACGTATTTCAAAGACAAGGCAGTGGCCTTCGTATATTTGGATATGGACGATGATGAAAAAGACGCTACGTGGAAGGAGTTTATTAAAGTGAATGCGTTAACCGGTACGCATTTGAGGAAGAGCCGGGAGCAAATGGCGCCTTTTTGGAAAGAGCTGCTTGAAAATGCGGAAGACAAAAGCGAATATTATCCCCAATATTTTATTTTTGATAAAGAAGGAAAACTGGTGGTAGCAAAGGCCAAACGGCCGAGTGATAAAGAAGCGCTTTATAAACAGATCGAATCCGTTTTAAATCAATAG